The genomic DNA GACGGGCTGCGGGCTGTTGCGGAAGAGATGAAAAATATAGAGTGGAGTTAGATGATGCGATATTTTCCGAGGAGACTGACCCCCATCCTTCTCTACCACCACCTGGGGAGCATCGGGCGCCTCTCCCGTTCGTACCTCGATCCGGAGGCCTTTGCGAAGCAGCTCCTCTACTGCAGGGAAGCTGGTTTTCGTGTGACTGATTTTGCGAGGGTCGTTGAGGATATTCGCGCGGGGCGAAAGCAGCCGGCCAAGACCGCGTCGATCACTTTTGATGACGGCTGGTATGACAATTACACACATGCCTTTCCGATACTCCAGCGCTGTGGATTCTCCGCCACAATCTTTCTCGTGTCCGGCCGGATAGGGTTGGAAGGCTACCTCGGGTGGAAGGAGATCCGGGAGATGGGGCGGGCGGGAATTCGATTCGGGGCTCATAGCGTGAGCCATCCCCGCCTCACGGAGATTCCGCTCCACGAGGCGCGCGGCGAGATAAGCGACTGCAAGAGGACGCTCGAAGACGGTCTCGGGGAGGAGGTCCCGCTCTTCTGCTATCCCTACGGGTTTCTCAACAGGGCTGTCAGGGACTTGGTTGAGGAGGCCGGCTATCGGGGGGCGTGCTGCAACGCCCCGGGGAGGCTCTGGCCTGACGGCGACCCCTTTGCCCTCAAGCGGGTGACGATGACCTACAGGATGAACAGAAGAATTGTTCTAGCTGCCTCTCTCTCAGGATATTACGTATTTTATAAGGAATTGCGTTCGGGGAATAAAGAATATATACTAGTAAACCCCAAATCGAAAATCCCAAATCCCAAAGAAAAATAAAATGATGGCAAGAAAAACGGTTAAGTCGCTCAAGGAAATTCGCCAGTACGAGCTCCTCAAAACGCGCGTCTGCGACCTCCCGCTGAAAATTGAAGGAGTTTTGCGAGACTGCATCCTTGAGCACTATAGAGAGCTCAAGAAAAGGAAGATCAGGTTCAGGCCGCGATTTTACCTCGGCTCGGACATCAGCGATGGCTGGGGATGCGTGAACGGGACGATCTGCGTAGAAATCCCCTTCTACCTCTCGACCCCTGAGTTGATGAAGCTCCACTACGACTACTATGGCGACGTCGAGGACGAAACCGAGATCATGAAGGTCCTCCGGCATGAGACCGGGCACGCAATCAACTACGCCTACAAGCTTCACGCGCGCAAAGACTGGAAATCCATGTTTGGCGATTTCTACAAGCGCTACCCAAAGACCTACGACACGAAGCCGTGGAGCAAGAAGCATGTCCGGCACCTCGATCCATTGTACGCGCAGCGGCACCCGGACGACGACTGGGCGGAATCATTCGCCGTCTGGCTCACGCCGGGCCTCAACTGGAGGAGGCGCTACAGCGGCTGGGCCGCAATAGAGAAACTCATCTACGTGGACATCGTCATGAGGCAGGTTGCGAGCCAGGCTCCGCTCGTGAGGAAGATCGGGTACGATGCTCCGGCGAAGAAGGACCGGCGGATGCTCGCCGAGCTCTACGACGTCGAACCGGTTTCGGCCCTGAGCGAGGAGGAGATGGAGGAGTATATAAAGGACCTGAGCCAGATATTCATCCGCAGGGTGCGCCGGAGGGAGTACCACGTGCCGGCAGCCGATTTCCTCAGGCGATTCAGGGAAGCAATCGTTGACGGCGTCGCCCACTGGATCATGCACTCAAACAAGAACTCGGTGAGGAAGATCATCCGGCGGCTGAAGGCCGTCTCCCGCAACTATGGCCTTGTGATGGTGAGATCTGAAGAGGCGGCGAAGCTCGCCGAGGTGACCGCGCTCGTGACCTGGTACGTCATCAGCGACATCTACGACCTGGATTGATCACTCTCCGACCTGATCTGGAGGGCAACCTGCCCTGCGCGGCCGGGAATCTCGCCCATCCTGAGCTCACAGTGCGGGACGCGGGCCGGATCGGCGAGTGAGGCGTCAGCGATCTCGCACAGGCGCACGAACGTGACACCTTTCCCGGCAAGTTCGCCCAGCAATTGATCACACCATTCGGCCCACGCCATGCCCTCGGCTTCAGCATGTATCGTGAGAACGTTCGATGGGGCAGCCATAATCCTTCCAACATAGTGGCACGCAAGGTCATCCTCGCTGCGGCATCCGCCTGAGCCGAGGAGTTCATCCAATGTGGAGAGCGTGGTGGGGATCTGGAGATGGGAGTACGAGCGGCCCTCCATTACGGGGAAGAAGGGGCATTCACCACGGCTGTCGCTGTGGTACCGCATCGGAAGGCCATCCTGTATCGCGAGCTGGTGAGGGGAGCAGGTCCACCCGGGCGCCGCGGAACTTCCCGGTTTGCGTCCCGTGATCTCTTGGTAAGCGTCGCACGCCTTCCGGATCTCTTCCCGCGTTTCTTCGTAGCTCATGCGAGGAAGGCGGTCATGCCACCTCACATGGTCGTAGCCGTGGATGCCGACCTCGTGGCCGTGCTCGATGAGCGCACGGAAAATATCGGGGAATGATCGAGCGATCTGCCTGGCCGGGAGGAGCGTGCCGGAGAGCGCGGTCCGGATGCCGTACATTCCGACGGCGTTGGAGCGCAGCATCTTTTTAAGAAACCCGCGCCTCGTGAAGAAGCGAAAGATCGCCTTCCCTGAGTTGTCCGGCCCCATTGAGATGAAAAAGCTCGCCCGGATACCATGCGCAGAGAAGATGCGGATGAGACGCGGCACGCCTTCCTTCATACCGCGGTGCGTATCGACGTCAACTTTGATTCCCAGTGTCGACATTTCCGTTACCATCCCTCCGACTGAGATAAGCGACGTAGATTGCCAATCGCCTGCGCGTTGCGCTGGCAACCGCACCGTTCAAAGCGGCTTTCTCAGAAGACAGCAAATTTCCTCTTCAATGAGATAGCGATTGTCGAGGCGTCCTTTATTCTCCCACTCGATTCCAAGATCGATAGTGCGTATCGCCTGGAGGAACATCCGCTTGTTCATTGATCTGCAATCCGGTGGAGAAGGAGTTTTGTCTTTGACGAGATATTTATGTATGAGTAGATCAATGAACTCAACAAAGGGAAACGTGTACTCCCGTTTCAGTTCGGCGGGTTTCTTTCTCTGGGGATCGAATATTGATTTTTCCCAAAAGAAGTAGGCCAGCTTGCAGCAGCAATTGCCCACGCGCTTCATTTTTATGACTTCATACCCCGGGAACAATGAGGTAAGCCCATCAGGGGTATATCCCAGCCGCACATGGCCTATATCCCTCATCCACTGGCGCACATCGCCTTGCTCTGGAGGAGTGAGCGTGCTGAAATCATAGTCGTGCTCACAGCTCGGCACACTGATATGCACGAATCCGCCAGGACTGAGCATGCTGTCTGCGTTCGCGGCAAACCGTCTGTCATTTTCTATATGCTCCAAGACATCAGAAACGATAACTAAATCAAATGTTTTTTGATCAACTGTTCCCGCAAGGTCTTTTGTGGAGAAACGCACATTGGGGAGCTCACGTTTTATCCTCAAATATTCCGCGTGATCGAGTGCGCCCTGATTTATATCTATGCCGACGATTTCTAATGCCGGATTATACCGGGCAAGGTAGATGCATTTCGCTCCGCTCCCGCAACCCGCATCAAGCACTGAGCTAACGGATGCCTTGATCGCCTCAAAGTCGATGAGGCAGCGCTTCAGCCTGTAGTAGCCGGGTATGTCAGTGCCTTCGGAAAAAAGCTCGTAGAGAAATTCTTCGTGTGCGCTGGCATTCATTGGCGTTTTTTAACGTGGAGCATGCGCTTCGAGTACCAGATATCTGAGAGAGTGAACTCGCGATGGTCGATTACGATCAGGGCTGGCGGAAGACAAATGGCGCTCCCTTTGTGAATGACCGGGGTTTCAATCCGATTAAGAACTACTGCGCGAAGGCCTTGAACCATTCCCACGTCTGACGCAGCCCCTCCTCGAGAGATGTCTCCGCCCTGACGCCGAGGATGCGGTTCATCTTCCCGACCTTCGGCACGCGCCGCTGGATATCCTCGTAGCTCTCCCCGTAGATGGACTCTTTCGTGACGAACTTGACCTTGGATTTCGCACCGGAGACCTTGATCATCAGTTCAGCGAGCTCCTTGATCGTGGTCTCGACGTCCGTTCCGATGTTGAATATCTCGCCCTCAGCCTCGGGCTTCAGGCCCGCCGCGACGGTTGCCCTTATCGCATCGTCAATGTAGGTAAAACAACGGGTTTGGCTCCCGTCTCCGATAACGGTGACAGGCTCATTCCTCAAGAGCTGGCCGATGAAAATGGTGAGCACCCGGCCCACGTCTATCTTGTCCAGCCTCGGGCCATAGACGTTGAAGTAGCGCACGATCACCACCGGCAAGCCCATTTTCCTGTATGCGTGGCAGAAGTGTTCGCCGACTCCCTTGGAGGTCGAGTAGCACCAGCGGTCAATCCGGGTGGAGCCGAGCACCCGGTCGTCGTCCTCATCCCACGGGACCCTGGGATTCCGTCCGTACACCTCCGAGGTGGAAGTGAAGACGACCTTTTTATTGTGCTTGTGCGCCAGGCGCAGCACGTTCTGGGTGCCGTTGATGTTCACGTTGAGGACGGCGTACGGATCGGCGACGTAGTGTTCGACGCCGACCACGGCCGCCATGTGGTAGATGAGATCGCACTTGATGATGAGGGACTCGAGCATCTCGAGGTTGAAGATCGTGTCGTGTATATAGTGGAACTTTGCGTTCTCGAGCAGGTGTTTGATCTTGAAGCTCGAGCCGGTATCGAGAATGGAGACCTCGTGCCGCTCATTGAGAAAGGCATCAGCCAGATGCGAGCCGAGGAATCCGGCTCCCCCGGTAATCAATACTTTCATCAGTCAGTCCTCCGTTGATTGAGTGGTGAATAATCCACACGGGAATGCGCATGAGAGCCGCGAATACAGCGCCTATTCTATCTCAAGAAGGCTCCAGGAGCAAGGGCGCTTCCCCGTGGGAGCGTTTCCGCGTCGATCTCGCCTTCTCCTTCCCATTGGATTTTTTTGAGACGCAGGATCCCTTTCCCGGTTGCCACCACGATCCCCTCGCCGGCGCGCAGGGCGATGATCTCTCCCGGTTTCGAATCTTCAGTAGGAGCCTCCTCGTCCGGCTCCGCCCACCAGATGAAGAGCTTCCGCCCTCCCGCCTCCGTGAACGCGCCAGGATACGGATGCGTCACGGCACGCACGAGGTTGTAGATCTCAGTCGCTCGCCGCGACCAGTCGATCCGGCCGTCCTTTGCCGTGCGGCCGCCGAAATAGGATGCCTGCCGCTGCTCCTGCGGCAGCTCTCGGATCTCGCTTGTGAGCATCTTCGGGTAGATGTCGGCGATGAGTTCAGCGGCGGCTACGGTCATCTTTTCGAAAAGGGTCAGGGCGGTATCTTTGAAATCTATGGGCACGACCCGCTGGGCCAGAATGGCGCCGCGGTCAGGCTTGAGTTCCATCCGGTGGAGCGTCACACCGGTTTCCTTCTCGCCGTGCACGAGCACCCAGTTGATGGGGCACCGGCCGCGGTAGCGGGGGAGGAGGGAGCCATGCAGGTTGAATGCCCCGATGCGCGGGATCTCCAGCAGCTCCTTCCCGAGGACCTGCCTGAAGTAGAACGAGAATATCATGTCCGGGGCGATGCGCCTGACGGCCGCGACCATCTCGGGCGAGTTGGCGTCGGGAGGCTGGTACACGGGGATACAGTGCTCGAAGGCGAGGTCGCGCACCGACCTGAACCATATGTTTTCACGGGGATTGTCCGCGTGGGTCACCACGGCCGTGATGTCGGCTCCAATTTCGATGAGCTTCTGGAGGCACGCATAGCCGATATTGTGGTAACCCATTACAATGATTTTCATTATAACAACAGGTTCTCTTCCGTTTTGTGTGGGTAAATCACGTAAATCCCTCCCCCTCTGACGGGGGAGGTTAGGTGGGGGTGTGAACTACAGTTTCTGGTGGCTAGTTTCTGGTTACTAGTAACGAGCAACGAGAAACCAGGAACTGTTTTTATCGCCCTCACCCCACCCTCTCCCTCCTGGGGGAGAGGGGATAACAACAAAAAAGCGTTGCGAATGTTAGTTTCCATAATTGGGTGAGCTCACATATCATGGATTGCTTTACAAAATCAAACCCACACAGCTTGGAAGAGAACCTAACAACATAACTCCTGCCGCGGATTTTCGCGGATTCTCACGGATGGAAACAGTTCCATCCCTTAATAGAGTTGCTTTAGCATAAATCAGTGTTTATCCGTGTCGATCCGTGGCTAACTTTGATCAGCGGTTGGCGATGAGGACGAGATCCATATCCCGGTAGCGGGACCTGCCCACCACCTTCACCGATTGCGGCAGCCGACCCTTCGATCCTTCATACGCGTCAGCTTCCATGAGGCAGAGCACGCGCCCTTCGGCTCGTAGATAATCTAACAGTTCGCACTCGCGGTCAATATAAATCACCGGCCGGCCCATGAAGAATCCGAGGGCGAGCCTCCTGCTGAAAATCCCGTATGTTGCGAGCGGG from Candidatus Auribacterota bacterium includes the following:
- a CDS encoding NAD-dependent epimerase/dehydratase family protein, which translates into the protein MKVLITGGAGFLGSHLADAFLNERHEVSILDTGSSFKIKHLLENAKFHYIHDTIFNLEMLESLIIKCDLIYHMAAVVGVEHYVADPYAVLNVNINGTQNVLRLAHKHNKKVVFTSTSEVYGRNPRVPWDEDDDRVLGSTRIDRWCYSTSKGVGEHFCHAYRKMGLPVVIVRYFNVYGPRLDKIDVGRVLTIFIGQLLRNEPVTVIGDGSQTRCFTYIDDAIRATVAAGLKPEAEGEIFNIGTDVETTIKELAELMIKVSGAKSKVKFVTKESIYGESYEDIQRRVPKVGKMNRILGVRAETSLEEGLRQTWEWFKAFAQ
- a CDS encoding class I SAM-dependent methyltransferase, encoding MNASAHEEFLYELFSEGTDIPGYYRLKRCLIDFEAIKASVSSVLDAGCGSGAKCIYLARYNPALEIVGIDINQGALDHAEYLRIKRELPNVRFSTKDLAGTVDQKTFDLVIVSDVLEHIENDRRFAANADSMLSPGGFVHISVPSCEHDYDFSTLTPPEQGDVRQWMRDIGHVRLGYTPDGLTSLFPGYEVIKMKRVGNCCCKLAYFFWEKSIFDPQRKKPAELKREYTFPFVEFIDLLIHKYLVKDKTPSPPDCRSMNKRMFLQAIRTIDLGIEWENKGRLDNRYLIEEEICCLLRKPL
- a CDS encoding formyltransferase, which codes for MKIIVMGYHNIGYACLQKLIEIGADITAVVTHADNPRENIWFRSVRDLAFEHCIPVYQPPDANSPEMVAAVRRIAPDMIFSFYFRQVLGKELLEIPRIGAFNLHGSLLPRYRGRCPINWVLVHGEKETGVTLHRMELKPDRGAILAQRVVPIDFKDTALTLFEKMTVAAAELIADIYPKMLTSEIRELPQEQRQASYFGGRTAKDGRIDWSRRATEIYNLVRAVTHPYPGAFTEAGGRKLFIWWAEPDEEAPTEDSKPGEIIALRAGEGIVVATGKGILRLKKIQWEGEGEIDAETLPRGSALAPGAFLR
- a CDS encoding polysaccharide deacetylase family protein, which codes for MSTLGIKVDVDTHRGMKEGVPRLIRIFSAHGIRASFFISMGPDNSGKAIFRFFTRRGFLKKMLRSNAVGMYGIRTALSGTLLPARQIARSFPDIFRALIEHGHEVGIHGYDHVRWHDRLPRMSYEETREEIRKACDAYQEITGRKPGSSAAPGWTCSPHQLAIQDGLPMRYHSDSRGECPFFPVMEGRSYSHLQIPTTLSTLDELLGSGGCRSEDDLACHYVGRIMAAPSNVLTIHAEAEGMAWAEWCDQLLGELAGKGVTFVRLCEIADASLADPARVPHCELRMGEIPGRAGQVALQIRSESDQSRS
- a CDS encoding polysaccharide deacetylase family protein, which codes for MMRYFPRRLTPILLYHHLGSIGRLSRSYLDPEAFAKQLLYCREAGFRVTDFARVVEDIRAGRKQPAKTASITFDDGWYDNYTHAFPILQRCGFSATIFLVSGRIGLEGYLGWKEIREMGRAGIRFGAHSVSHPRLTEIPLHEARGEISDCKRTLEDGLGEEVPLFCYPYGFLNRAVRDLVEEAGYRGACCNAPGRLWPDGDPFALKRVTMTYRMNRRIVLAASLSGYYVFYKELRSGNKEYILVNPKSKIPNPKEK